One region of Pseudoalteromonas sp. R3 genomic DNA includes:
- a CDS encoding GNAT family N-acetyltransferase, translating to MLTTELEISHTPPAATEFSALRASVGWQNPASEQIAASIAASLYWVQCRKGQQLIACGRIVGDGHMYFYIQDVIVHPDHQGCGLGHIVMDNIEQYLSAHCQSGATAALLAAHGKEAFYQRYGYALRDGQSLGLGMCKFY from the coding sequence ATGTTGACGACTGAGCTGGAGATTTCACATACACCACCCGCAGCCACTGAGTTCAGTGCGCTGCGCGCCAGTGTCGGTTGGCAAAACCCTGCTTCTGAGCAAATTGCAGCCAGTATTGCAGCTTCACTGTACTGGGTGCAGTGTCGCAAGGGGCAGCAACTGATTGCCTGTGGTCGGATAGTTGGCGATGGGCATATGTACTTTTACATCCAGGACGTCATTGTGCACCCGGATCATCAGGGGTGTGGCCTAGGTCATATCGTAATGGATAACATTGAGCAATACCTGTCAGCACATTGTCAAAGTGGCGCAACCGCAGCATTGCTGGCGGCACACGGCAAAGAAGCTTTCTACCAGCGCTACGGCTACGCATTGCGTGATGGCCAATCGCTGGGGCTGGGAATGTGTAAGTTTTACTGA
- a CDS encoding leucine-rich repeat domain-containing protein gives MTGFNMVPVLLIKREAQPLQLAQLAGKWRYQSANQSDGFELYTDGTYRTSKFNGAERASVSGSTLSVSAAYNTELEMFDPICSIDDPQCVLGYHKTYTVLSKQDDTLFVLINESLSNSEAVIRQFELDNNPGLTQFEAQFFRAELELEVGIDTPSSNYLYEVTAQQTRYWRFFERQHEQGIKQYLFIEGEGATEVAIEQGKLLFGDAQQYQLEIIESTSEGVLVCRYARGNYCQVADQHFLRYEVPAYEVTLDVGPGGEVVTDISGSYILYGRRIGVEISYQQDQVLSSLSGCDLSFDYENERVLHFYGPGIASACHISARFEPWLGSQSARLEMTDPFLGACVDQYNEAPDRHIEFRTHLSCDGQDNLTLTDISGLAQFSQLTSLQLRSAAQISPSALAELNTLTQITELSLSDIAITELDLSSMSGLEKLSLALPELTALTLPQRSALTSLSITQGGPAGLALSGQTSLTRLDLSGSAISRLDLSGLQNLTSLQASNSQLEEITFVDATLPVGKLWLDNTPLSQLELSRFPQLTHAKLDHTQLSALDITENREIYHLSAQHTPLEYFVSARNVPLKKLILSSTQLTSIALTTMPALDWLEIDNARLTTLDLNGSHVEHLSAKGNQLTSLTVPDDAKLRRLWLDDNQIASVKLPEDNPWLYNLSLSGNQLSTFETLGPQNLNSLDLSHNPLTQFGVRLNSRLHTLNLSYTQLEEVDIATMNELRTLVINHTPISQLALEARLKHLDISNTKVTKLHLPDDMENTEIYFAGNTLSSLTATGSQRNIRLFLEGSELSDQAREFLIINQGQIRGFLCRDLSVPAECTILTH, from the coding sequence ATGACTGGTTTCAACATGGTGCCGGTTTTGCTTATCAAGCGCGAAGCGCAGCCACTGCAACTGGCGCAACTGGCAGGTAAGTGGCGCTATCAGTCTGCGAATCAGAGTGATGGTTTTGAGTTGTATACAGATGGTACATACCGCACCAGTAAGTTTAATGGTGCAGAGCGGGCGTCTGTAAGTGGTTCGACTTTATCTGTGTCTGCCGCGTATAACACTGAGCTTGAGATGTTCGATCCGATTTGCAGTATCGATGACCCTCAGTGTGTATTGGGATACCACAAAACGTACACCGTACTCAGTAAGCAAGACGATACGCTATTTGTGCTGATCAATGAAAGCTTAAGCAATTCTGAAGCTGTGATCCGCCAGTTTGAACTGGATAACAACCCCGGTTTGACACAGTTTGAAGCGCAATTTTTCCGTGCTGAGCTTGAACTTGAAGTCGGTATTGATACGCCTTCTTCTAATTATTTATATGAAGTAACGGCACAGCAAACGCGCTACTGGCGATTCTTTGAACGACAGCATGAACAGGGCATCAAGCAGTATTTGTTTATTGAGGGAGAAGGTGCCACTGAGGTTGCTATTGAGCAGGGTAAACTGCTTTTTGGTGATGCACAGCAATATCAGCTTGAAATCATAGAGAGCACAAGCGAAGGGGTTTTGGTGTGCCGCTATGCGCGGGGCAATTACTGCCAAGTTGCTGATCAGCACTTTCTTCGCTACGAGGTACCAGCCTATGAGGTGACGTTAGATGTGGGCCCAGGCGGAGAAGTTGTAACCGACATATCCGGTTCTTACATATTATACGGCAGGCGGATAGGTGTTGAGATCTCATATCAGCAAGATCAGGTGTTGTCCTCTTTATCTGGGTGTGATTTGTCCTTTGACTATGAAAATGAGCGGGTGTTGCATTTTTATGGCCCAGGGATTGCCAGTGCTTGCCATATCAGCGCACGGTTTGAACCCTGGCTCGGCAGCCAATCTGCACGGCTGGAAATGACCGATCCGTTCCTGGGTGCCTGTGTTGATCAGTACAATGAGGCTCCCGACAGGCACATTGAGTTTAGAACGCATTTGTCCTGCGATGGACAAGATAATCTGACACTGACGGATATTTCAGGTCTGGCGCAGTTTTCGCAGCTGACCTCTTTGCAGCTGCGTAGTGCGGCACAGATCAGCCCGTCAGCCTTGGCCGAACTCAATACTCTGACTCAGATAACTGAGTTATCACTGAGTGATATTGCCATTACAGAATTGGACCTAAGTAGTATGAGCGGTTTAGAGAAGCTCAGCCTTGCGTTGCCTGAGCTTACAGCACTCACCTTGCCACAAAGGAGTGCACTGACCTCGTTGTCTATAACACAAGGCGGCCCGGCTGGTCTAGCACTGAGTGGGCAAACAAGTTTGACCAGGCTCGACCTGTCTGGCAGTGCAATAAGTCGGTTGGATCTCAGCGGATTACAAAACCTGACCTCGCTCCAGGCAAGCAACAGTCAGCTGGAAGAAATTACTTTTGTGGATGCGACTTTGCCAGTAGGAAAGCTGTGGCTGGACAACACGCCTCTGAGCCAGTTGGAGCTGAGCCGTTTTCCTCAACTGACTCACGCCAAACTCGACCATACTCAGCTGTCGGCTTTGGATATCACCGAAAATCGTGAAATATATCACTTGAGTGCTCAGCATACGCCGCTTGAGTACTTTGTTTCAGCGCGAAATGTGCCGCTGAAAAAGCTGATCTTGTCAAGCACACAACTGACCAGCATAGCGTTAACGACCATGCCAGCGCTGGATTGGTTAGAGATTGATAACGCACGTTTAACCACGCTGGATCTGAATGGATCGCACGTTGAGCACCTAAGTGCCAAGGGGAATCAGCTGACTTCGCTGACAGTGCCTGATGATGCTAAATTACGCCGCCTGTGGCTGGACGATAATCAGATAGCAAGTGTCAAGTTACCAGAGGATAATCCGTGGTTGTATAATCTCAGCCTGTCGGGTAATCAGTTGTCGACGTTTGAGACTTTGGGTCCCCAGAACCTGAATTCACTGGATTTGTCACATAATCCTCTGACGCAATTTGGTGTTAGGTTGAATTCTCGGCTACACACCCTGAACTTGTCTTACACGCAGCTCGAGGAAGTGGATATTGCGACTATGAATGAGCTGCGTACTTTAGTGATAAACCATACACCGATATCACAACTGGCACTTGAGGCACGGTTAAAGCACCTGGATATAAGTAATACCAAAGTGACTAAACTGCACCTGCCTGATGATATGGAAAACACAGAGATATATTTTGCAGGCAATACCCTGAGCAGTCTGACTGCAACAGGCAGTCAGCGAAATATCAGGCTATTTCTTGAAGGGAGCGAATTGAGCGACCAGGCCAGAGAGTTTTTGATCATTAATCAAGGGCAGATCCGGGGATTTCTGTGCCGTGATTTATCGGTACCGGCTGAATGTACGATCCTGACACATTAA
- a CDS encoding MFS transporter, with translation MYLFTMLAVLLMSCSQLVSQVYMPVLPDIADSLLLSNSMSQAMIISYFITLGAAQLAVGPLRDKYGDRPLFIAGQMILLIGTLLCAVAPDSSTFLIGRILQGAGSASPVLISRTLLAQHLSGAKLKSAMATVAISASVTAIVAPLLGGTLSSWLGWQGLSVVLATYYLFITVFGMSLLKASKPQPIAINPLNLLRHYQSMVSCQVFLSLASLKWVPTFLYLTLQLHLPFLLQDRFGFTTVQTGQAMMLPMVGLLLGAIFAKVLQRHVSYLKIVLWLWPALLLSALTFVLASDSALAILLAYAAIMLVFGGYFPSYMHLIGLLHPNQAGTANALVGAIELLIFSVVAWLVNQWLTDNTHTIALLIVLCAALLLVSWQTIRTQRPHFEHI, from the coding sequence GTGTACTTGTTTACTATGCTCGCTGTTTTACTGATGTCCTGCTCTCAGCTGGTCAGCCAGGTGTATATGCCTGTCTTGCCTGATATAGCAGATAGCCTGTTGCTATCAAACAGCATGAGCCAGGCCATGATAATCAGCTACTTTATTACGCTTGGGGCGGCGCAACTGGCTGTCGGCCCGCTTCGCGATAAATATGGTGATCGGCCATTGTTCATTGCCGGGCAAATGATCTTACTGATCGGTACGCTGTTATGTGCCGTAGCACCTGACAGCAGCACCTTTTTAATCGGTCGAATCTTACAAGGCGCCGGCTCCGCATCGCCGGTGTTGATAAGCCGTACTTTACTGGCCCAGCACCTATCTGGCGCAAAGCTCAAAAGTGCCATGGCGACGGTGGCCATCTCAGCCAGTGTCACCGCCATTGTTGCCCCACTGCTGGGTGGCACACTGAGCAGCTGGCTTGGCTGGCAGGGGCTGTCTGTCGTGCTTGCAACTTATTACCTGTTTATTACGGTGTTTGGCATGAGCCTGCTAAAAGCAAGCAAGCCTCAGCCAATTGCAATAAACCCGCTGAACCTGCTCCGACATTACCAGAGTATGGTCAGCTGTCAGGTTTTTCTCTCTCTGGCCAGTCTCAAATGGGTGCCTACCTTTTTATATTTAACGCTCCAACTGCATTTGCCGTTCTTGCTTCAGGATCGCTTTGGCTTTACCACCGTTCAGACCGGGCAAGCCATGATGCTACCTATGGTCGGCCTGTTATTGGGCGCAATATTCGCGAAGGTTTTGCAGCGCCATGTGAGTTATCTCAAAATTGTTTTATGGCTTTGGCCTGCATTATTACTCAGTGCGTTGACCTTTGTGCTGGCCAGCGACAGCGCACTTGCCATACTGCTGGCGTATGCCGCTATCATGCTGGTATTTGGCGGGTATTTTCCCAGCTACATGCACTTAATCGGCCTGCTCCATCCCAACCAGGCGGGTACGGCAAATGCGCTGGTCGGGGCCATCGAATTATTGATTTTTTCTGTGGTAGCCTGGCTGGTTAACCAGTGGCTGACGGACAACACACACACCATCGCCCTGTTGATCGTATTGTGCGCCGCACTGCTGTTAGTAAGCTGGCAAACCATACGCACTCAGCGGCCTCACTTTGAACACATTTAA
- a CDS encoding GNAT family N-acetyltransferase: MFNKLYFNTPRLEIRPLQQQDLQAVYESRRNPDTSRYIGEPATLADAQSRIDQASAPWQAKEHERLLLAIIRREDNVLVGELMYKFLCHNAKTAEIGYRLNEKYIGQGYAFEAANALIEAAFTQFGLNKICAFCAVENQASWRLMQKLGMQQEAHLRQHFKFSHGYYDAYMYGLLRSEHKLAATA, encoded by the coding sequence ATGTTCAATAAACTCTACTTTAACACTCCCCGCCTCGAGATCCGCCCGTTACAACAACAAGATCTGCAAGCCGTTTACGAGAGCAGGCGTAACCCGGATACATCCAGATATATTGGCGAGCCGGCGACACTGGCAGATGCCCAGAGCCGCATTGACCAGGCCAGCGCCCCCTGGCAGGCAAAGGAACATGAACGGCTGCTGCTGGCCATTATCAGACGCGAAGATAATGTTCTGGTCGGCGAACTTATGTATAAGTTTTTGTGCCACAACGCTAAAACGGCTGAAATCGGGTATCGCCTGAACGAGAAATATATCGGCCAGGGCTATGCCTTTGAGGCTGCAAACGCGCTTATAGAGGCTGCTTTTACGCAGTTTGGGCTAAACAAGATCTGTGCATTCTGCGCGGTTGAAAACCAGGCTTCCTGGCGCCTGATGCAAAAACTGGGCATGCAGCAGGAGGCACATTTACGCCAGCACTTTAAGTTCAGCCATGGCTATTATGATGCCTACATGTATGGTCTGCTGCGCAGTGAGCATAAATTGGCAGCAACAGCATGA
- a CDS encoding sigma-54 dependent transcriptional regulator: protein MFYTATDIKDPLPVTRNTTIMLVDDDPALSELLAMRLESHGFEVMLASSGHAALRQLTNTSIDLVLTDLRMDNMDGLTLNQKLQANYPGLPVIMMTAHGSIPDAVDAIQQGITAFITKPIDSDELLAAINKAVPDKSVSHTPDPDNFHGLYHQSASMRQLVQQIKAIAPSQANILIQGESGTGKEVTAQAIHRASNHAEGPFIAINCGALPAHLLESELFGHKKGAFTGAITDKQGLIQAADQGTLLLDEIGDMPLDLQVKLLRVLQEKTVRPIGGQHEQTVNVRILSASHKNIAQAVSEGTFREDLYYRLNVVQLSLPALKERVEDIPLLANLFLKQLSKAPKRLSPDAMTALLNYAWPGNIRQLHNVIEYCVAMTPGTHVSQDCVINALPTQDDRQAFIGLNDAKRQFERDYIVRVLALCQHNVPQAAKLAQRNRSDFYKLMKKHNIQ from the coding sequence ATGTTTTACACAGCAACCGACATCAAAGATCCTCTACCTGTAACCCGAAACACCACCATTATGCTGGTCGACGACGACCCGGCCCTGAGCGAATTGCTGGCAATGAGACTGGAGAGTCATGGCTTTGAGGTTATGCTGGCCAGCAGTGGTCATGCTGCATTACGACAATTGACAAACACCTCAATCGACTTGGTACTCACCGACTTGCGTATGGATAATATGGACGGCCTCACCCTTAACCAAAAACTACAGGCGAACTACCCGGGACTGCCCGTGATCATGATGACCGCGCATGGCTCCATCCCCGATGCCGTTGATGCCATTCAGCAGGGGATCACGGCGTTTATCACTAAGCCTATCGACAGTGATGAACTGCTGGCTGCCATTAATAAAGCGGTGCCAGACAAAAGTGTGTCACACACGCCAGATCCGGATAATTTCCATGGTTTGTATCACCAAAGCGCGAGCATGCGCCAGTTGGTACAACAAATTAAAGCCATCGCCCCCAGCCAGGCCAATATCCTGATCCAGGGCGAAAGTGGTACGGGTAAAGAAGTGACGGCTCAGGCCATTCACCGTGCAAGCAACCATGCTGAAGGACCATTTATTGCCATAAACTGTGGCGCCCTTCCCGCTCATCTGCTGGAATCTGAATTATTTGGCCATAAAAAAGGCGCTTTTACCGGTGCAATTACAGATAAACAGGGGCTGATCCAGGCTGCCGATCAGGGCACATTATTACTGGATGAAATTGGGGATATGCCGCTCGACTTACAAGTAAAATTGCTGAGAGTCTTGCAGGAAAAAACGGTACGCCCCATTGGTGGGCAGCATGAGCAAACCGTAAATGTCCGGATCTTGTCGGCTAGTCACAAGAACATTGCTCAGGCCGTGAGTGAGGGAACGTTCAGAGAAGATCTTTATTACCGGCTTAACGTTGTGCAGTTGTCGCTGCCGGCGCTCAAAGAGCGAGTTGAAGACATTCCCTTACTGGCCAACCTGTTTTTAAAACAACTGAGCAAAGCGCCAAAGCGCCTCTCGCCGGATGCCATGACCGCCTTGCTAAACTATGCCTGGCCCGGCAATATCCGCCAGTTACACAACGTGATTGAATATTGCGTAGCAATGACTCCAGGCACCCATGTTTCGCAGGACTGTGTGATAAATGCCTTACCCACTCAGGATGACCGTCAGGCGTTTATCGGCCTCAATGATGCCAAACGGCAGTTCGAACGTGACTATATCGTCAGGGTACTGGCTTTGTGTCAGCATAATGTGCCCCAGGCAGCCAAGCTGGCGCAACGAAACCGCTCCGACTTTTATAAGCTAATGAAAAAACACAATATTCAATGA
- a CDS encoding HAMP domain-containing methyl-accepting chemotaxis protein, with amino-acid sequence MTYSISIIAVIMLALFVVIAIVLANKIVYPIEMVSDGLKEIAQGEGNLSKRLQVIGNDEISELATWFNQFLNSINALVKDIQNNARTLNSEAQTSQSRINDIRDQCRHQEKTSQTATDTTQSMASMAMTVSDNCGDALNEISTTEQHTQTGNQMIQSTVTQVAKLNDSLGDSATAMSKLENESNNITNILEVIRTIAEQTNLLALNAAIEAARAGEQGRGFAVVADEVRTLAQRSHDATQDIEQVLTKLIEQTRSVSERMTASVDESKQAIEQSELAHQAFDDIASSVSRVKTIIADISRQANAQGEAAEETQSRIQGVSQSVQQVGDSADALHAGATQLVELANNLDQLVDRFDVDD; translated from the coding sequence ATGACTTACAGCATCAGCATTATCGCAGTGATCATGCTGGCCTTGTTTGTGGTCATCGCCATCGTACTGGCCAACAAAATTGTTTACCCCATAGAAATGGTTTCAGATGGCCTCAAAGAAATAGCCCAGGGTGAGGGCAACTTATCTAAACGACTACAGGTGATAGGTAATGATGAGATCAGCGAGCTGGCAACCTGGTTTAATCAGTTTCTAAACTCAATTAATGCGCTGGTTAAGGATATCCAAAACAACGCCAGAACACTCAATAGTGAAGCGCAAACTTCTCAGTCACGAATAAACGACATCCGGGACCAGTGCCGCCATCAGGAAAAAACCTCACAAACCGCCACGGATACCACGCAGTCCATGGCGAGTATGGCGATGACGGTCAGTGATAACTGTGGCGATGCACTCAACGAAATTTCGACCACAGAACAGCATACTCAAACCGGTAATCAGATGATCCAAAGTACCGTGACTCAGGTGGCCAAACTCAATGATTCACTTGGCGATTCAGCCACCGCCATGAGTAAGCTCGAAAACGAAAGTAATAACATTACCAACATTTTGGAGGTCATCCGTACCATTGCCGAGCAAACCAACTTACTTGCTTTGAATGCTGCCATTGAAGCCGCTCGTGCCGGCGAACAAGGCCGTGGTTTTGCTGTCGTGGCCGATGAAGTGCGAACACTGGCTCAGCGTTCTCATGATGCAACTCAGGACATTGAACAAGTCCTGACTAAACTAATTGAGCAAACCCGCAGTGTTTCTGAGCGTATGACCGCCAGTGTTGATGAGTCTAAGCAAGCCATCGAACAGTCGGAACTGGCTCATCAGGCTTTCGATGACATCGCCAGCTCGGTCTCTCGCGTTAAGACCATCATCGCTGATATTTCCCGTCAAGCCAATGCTCAGGGTGAGGCCGCCGAGGAAACTCAGTCTCGCATCCAGGGCGTCAGTCAGTCGGTGCAGCAAGTGGGAGACTCAGCCGATGCGTTGCATGCCGGGGCAACGCAACTAGTTGAGCTGGCCAATAACCTCGACCAACTGGTGGACAGATTTGATGTTGACGACTGA
- a CDS encoding EF-hand domain-containing protein has protein sequence MNKLMLSTVLMLASLGAHAASSSFSSFDTDGDGFISKSEAAGSETLTVIFDKLDSNGDGKLSEQEFRQ, from the coding sequence ATGAACAAACTAATGTTAAGCACAGTATTAATGCTGGCCAGCCTGGGCGCACATGCAGCAAGCAGCTCTTTTTCTTCCTTTGATACTGACGGTGACGGGTTTATTTCAAAGTCTGAAGCTGCTGGCTCAGAGACCCTGACGGTTATTTTCGACAAGCTAGACAGCAATGGCGACGGCAAGCTTTCCGAGCAGGAATTTCGCCAGTAA
- a CDS encoding HAMP domain-containing sensor histidine kinase: MQHASSEQRAREPLKQFFSQALWKQALMALLLALVPLLLLTLWFIQSVAYQQQQVQDIYSNNQKVTSEFNELRNALMALEKAQLNNQLLQSEKLQISINENWQKRKKTLTKLLITLKKNAAVANWQQPLTQAQAPDSKTLSAMVTVLTRESQSLQQALDKTLDEALVQQSKIRQRFLIGLSLLLPVLIALSIWLIKRISRQLFQLEQAIAVVGDGEFATPIRLSGSHEFTQLGERLEQVRYELAASKQQKETFLRHVSHELKTPLASIKEGTELLNTSHLGQLNNKQMRVTGILGTSVSKLTQLIDDLLTFSAASHPHSQQARCSAQAIKDQLEEHFAQRLQSAGIQIDWRFNPALTQLPEMPVKLALTHLLGNAIQYTNTHIVIEFSDTSTHWRFNIRDDGPGLDPQEAEHLFKPFVRGKQSTQIAGSGLGLAIVEECVNQFGGQLGWQNTHPGCEFSLTLPKQGKSK; this comes from the coding sequence ATGCAGCATGCCAGCTCAGAGCAGCGCGCCCGTGAGCCGCTCAAACAATTTTTTTCTCAGGCGTTGTGGAAACAGGCACTGATGGCGCTGCTGTTGGCTCTGGTTCCGCTGTTATTGCTTACTCTGTGGTTTATTCAATCGGTAGCCTACCAACAACAACAAGTTCAAGATATTTATTCAAATAATCAGAAGGTTACTTCCGAATTTAATGAGTTAAGAAATGCCCTTATGGCGCTTGAGAAAGCCCAGTTGAACAACCAGCTGCTACAAAGTGAAAAATTACAAATTAGCATCAACGAAAACTGGCAAAAGCGTAAAAAAACGCTCACGAAACTGCTCATCACACTGAAAAAAAATGCAGCCGTTGCAAATTGGCAACAGCCCCTGACACAGGCCCAGGCTCCCGACAGTAAAACCTTGTCAGCCATGGTCACTGTCCTGACCCGCGAGTCACAATCGCTACAGCAGGCACTCGATAAAACGCTCGACGAAGCGCTGGTGCAACAAAGTAAGATCCGCCAGCGCTTTTTAATCGGACTGAGTCTGTTGTTACCCGTCTTAATTGCACTCAGTATCTGGCTGATAAAACGGATCTCCCGCCAGTTATTTCAGCTGGAGCAAGCCATCGCAGTCGTTGGTGACGGAGAGTTCGCTACACCCATTCGATTGTCGGGAAGCCATGAGTTCACACAACTTGGCGAGCGTCTTGAACAGGTTCGCTATGAACTGGCCGCCAGCAAGCAACAAAAAGAGACCTTTTTGCGTCATGTCTCACACGAGTTAAAAACCCCGCTGGCCTCCATCAAAGAGGGCACTGAGTTACTTAATACATCTCACCTGGGGCAGCTGAACAACAAACAAATGCGCGTAACCGGCATTCTGGGCACGTCCGTCAGCAAACTTACTCAGCTTATTGACGACTTGCTCACGTTCAGTGCTGCCAGCCACCCACACAGTCAACAAGCACGCTGTAGTGCCCAGGCAATCAAAGATCAACTTGAGGAGCACTTTGCACAGCGGCTACAAAGCGCAGGTATTCAGATTGACTGGCGCTTTAACCCGGCACTCACTCAATTGCCCGAAATGCCTGTCAAACTGGCGCTGACTCACCTGCTTGGTAACGCCATTCAGTATACCAATACTCACATTGTCATAGAGTTCTCTGACACATCGACTCATTGGCGGTTCAATATTCGCGATGATGGACCGGGACTCGACCCACAAGAAGCTGAGCATTTGTTTAAGCCCTTTGTCAGAGGCAAGCAAAGCACCCAAATTGCAGGTAGTGGACTGGGGCTGGCCATTGTCGAGGAATGTGTGAACCAGTTTGGCGGCCAGTTAGGGTGGCAAAATACCCACCCTGGCTGTGAATTCAGTTTAACTTTGCCAAAACAAGGAAAAAGTAAATGA
- a CDS encoding calmodulin, with protein sequence MNKLMITAALIMVSLGAHAASTFSSFDKNDDGFISKSEAAVSTELSSEFDKLDSNGDGKLSKQEFRL encoded by the coding sequence ATGAATAAGTTAATGATCACAGCAGCACTAATCATGGTCAGCCTAGGTGCACACGCAGCAAGCACATTCTCATCATTCGACAAGAATGACGATGGATTTATCAGTAAGTCGGAAGCAGCTGTTTCAACTGAACTGAGTTCAGAGTTCGACAAACTCGACAGCAATGGCGATGGCAAACTCTCTAAGCAGGAGTTCCGCCTGTAA
- a CDS encoding cache domain-containing protein, with product MRMRKKLILSFVMTVIIPILAISIMSISRTKQESLDRFLETSVNEIRQIENAFIIFFDQMKSNARFLAQSKTVQSVGKDTTTYFGAEKMMTPESSGKTEAEIFDLYTTFGKTHPELLFVYLGTRDGGFIQYPAEPLGNYDPRKRPWYQQVSSSPSQVVITEPYQGVTGQAMVSVATGIMKNGQMLGVQSLDVTLSTLTDIVSNIKLGNTGYLLLLDNQGTVLADPKNADNNFKNIRDLSDARYQAIRNAGSAPFITLEHQDKSSMPSFIVQRNSVGPLLLSLKRMRSSPRHTT from the coding sequence ATGAGAATGCGTAAAAAGCTGATTTTAAGCTTTGTAATGACTGTTATCATTCCAATTCTTGCAATATCCATCATGAGTATCTCGCGCACCAAACAAGAGTCACTGGACCGATTCTTAGAGACTTCAGTCAACGAGATACGACAAATAGAAAACGCGTTTATCATCTTCTTTGACCAGATGAAAAGTAATGCCCGATTCTTAGCGCAAAGTAAAACCGTGCAATCCGTCGGCAAGGACACAACCACCTATTTTGGTGCAGAGAAAATGATGACGCCGGAGAGCTCCGGCAAGACAGAAGCAGAAATTTTTGACCTGTACACCACCTTTGGCAAAACTCATCCTGAGCTGCTGTTCGTTTATCTGGGCACCCGTGATGGTGGCTTTATTCAGTATCCTGCCGAGCCTTTAGGCAACTATGATCCGCGTAAAAGGCCCTGGTATCAGCAGGTCAGCTCCAGTCCATCTCAGGTGGTGATCACTGAACCTTATCAGGGCGTTACCGGACAGGCGATGGTATCCGTTGCAACCGGGATTATGAAAAACGGCCAAATGCTCGGCGTTCAGTCTCTGGATGTAACCTTATCGACACTGACCGACATTGTCAGCAACATCAAACTGGGTAACACAGGCTATTTGCTGTTACTCGACAACCAAGGGACTGTGCTGGCAGACCCCAAAAATGCTGATAATAACTTTAAAAACATTCGTGATTTGAGTGATGCCCGATATCAGGCTATCCGAAACGCGGGGAGTGCACCTTTCATTACACTGGAACACCAGGATAAATCTTCAATGCCAAGTTTTATCGTTCAGAGGAACTCGGTTGGACCTTTATTGCTATCATTGAAGAGGATGAGATCCTCACCTCGTCATACAACATGA
- a CDS encoding EF-hand domain-containing protein, giving the protein MKTSMTMIAALGLTMLATSAIAGGDFEKYDTDGDGTISLSESKANPRLMGQFKDLDSNGDGQLSRSEFSGFNS; this is encoded by the coding sequence ATGAAAACATCTATGACAATGATTGCGGCTTTGGGTCTGACTATGCTGGCAACCAGTGCGATTGCAGGCGGTGACTTCGAAAAGTATGACACAGATGGCGATGGCACTATCAGTCTGAGTGAATCAAAAGCCAATCCCAGATTGATGGGCCAGTTTAAAGATCTGGATAGCAACGGCGATGGCCAGCTGAGCAGAAGTGAATTTTCAGGCTTTAACAGCTAA